In Microvenator marinus, one genomic interval encodes:
- a CDS encoding phosphatase PAP2 family protein, with translation MKRFTFFVFLLLLCWNTASAQSVSHELENTSPLFLGVEAGGGVALTIGARLIVGSPSETCGWCESNGFDRAGRNLLVVESASKEIGYISHGVTVGLVPALGLFGIISPALDADQGGHAIENTVMMVNAFLYTTAVAELAKGLADRQRPGVHFGRASETQAGDFVSEQNRSFFSADTAWAFTLASSASTISYLRGYEWAPYITAGTFSLATIGGAMRIMSDMHWPTDVLVGALVGSAIGFLGPFLLHSRADVAVVPSVSEGTTMMELIWQTP, from the coding sequence ATGAAGAGATTCACCTTCTTTGTTTTTTTGCTATTGTTGTGCTGGAACACGGCATCTGCGCAGTCCGTTTCACACGAGCTCGAAAACACCTCACCGCTCTTTCTAGGGGTCGAAGCAGGAGGAGGAGTAGCGCTAACGATTGGGGCTCGTCTGATTGTCGGTTCTCCATCTGAGACGTGTGGTTGGTGCGAAAGCAATGGCTTTGATCGCGCCGGCCGAAATCTCTTGGTGGTTGAGTCAGCGTCGAAGGAGATTGGCTACATTAGCCATGGCGTCACGGTTGGGCTCGTTCCTGCACTCGGGCTTTTTGGGATCATTTCACCGGCGCTTGACGCGGACCAGGGCGGACATGCCATCGAAAACACTGTGATGATGGTCAATGCGTTTCTCTACACTACAGCGGTAGCTGAACTCGCGAAGGGTCTCGCAGACAGGCAGCGCCCTGGCGTCCATTTTGGAAGGGCTAGCGAAACTCAAGCGGGGGATTTCGTCTCGGAACAAAACCGATCATTCTTTTCTGCAGATACCGCCTGGGCGTTTACCCTCGCGAGCTCGGCCTCGACCATATCGTATCTTAGAGGCTACGAGTGGGCTCCCTACATTACGGCGGGTACATTCTCGCTGGCGACCATCGGGGGCGCCATGCGCATCATGTCTGATATGCACTGGCCGACCGATGTCTTGGTAGGGGCACTCGTTGGAAGCGCAATTGGATTTTTAGGCCCTTTCCTTTTGCACAGCCGTGCCGATGTTGCCGTGGTCCCGAGTGTTTCTGAAGGGACGACGATGATGGAACTCATTTGGCAGACCCCATGA
- a CDS encoding cysteine desulfurase family protein has protein sequence MNRIYLDWNATAPMLPEVQVAVLEAMKLPGNASSIHQEGQAARTIIERARRAVAKAVSSAAQGVFFTGGATESNNQILKDFVRRKPECTLICSSVEHPSVIEVVSDLSGMVATRQLKVDEAGRIDLDDLREISGPFLVSLMWANNEIGNIYPIREVADFVHERGGLLHVDGTQALGRIPINFRESGADFMSLSFHKMGGPKGVGAVVVREGLKVENMVSGGHQERGRRPGTENVPVIAGVEMAMNCLIENLGVWNSQMAELRERLFQGLAATGAVRRGDAESCLPNTLNVAWDLDGEDMLLALDLAGVAVSSGSACTAGSLEPSHVILAMGFDEARARQSIRFSLGPSTTREEVDDAIERVSKVVDQLRRI, from the coding sequence ATGAACCGAATTTACCTCGATTGGAACGCAACCGCGCCCATGCTTCCGGAAGTCCAAGTGGCTGTGTTGGAAGCTATGAAGCTTCCGGGCAACGCCTCGAGTATTCATCAGGAAGGGCAGGCGGCTCGGACTATCATCGAGCGCGCTCGACGTGCCGTAGCCAAGGCAGTGAGCTCCGCAGCCCAAGGCGTGTTTTTTACAGGTGGGGCCACGGAGTCAAACAATCAGATCCTCAAGGATTTTGTGCGCCGAAAGCCGGAATGCACGCTTATTTGCTCGTCCGTCGAACACCCTTCCGTCATTGAGGTCGTGTCGGATTTGAGCGGTATGGTGGCGACACGGCAGCTCAAGGTCGATGAAGCAGGCCGAATTGATCTCGATGACTTGCGCGAGATTTCGGGGCCATTTTTGGTCAGTTTGATGTGGGCCAACAATGAGATCGGCAACATCTATCCCATTCGTGAGGTAGCTGACTTTGTGCACGAACGCGGTGGGCTCTTACATGTTGATGGCACGCAGGCGCTTGGCCGCATCCCTATCAACTTCCGTGAGAGTGGTGCCGATTTCATGAGCCTTTCCTTCCATAAAATGGGGGGGCCCAAAGGCGTAGGAGCCGTGGTGGTTCGTGAAGGATTGAAGGTCGAGAATATGGTTTCGGGCGGCCATCAGGAACGCGGAAGAAGGCCCGGAACGGAAAATGTGCCCGTGATTGCCGGCGTCGAAATGGCTATGAATTGCCTGATCGAGAACCTCGGGGTGTGGAATTCTCAGATGGCCGAGCTTCGGGAAAGGCTTTTCCAGGGGCTCGCTGCGACCGGCGCAGTGAGGCGCGGCGATGCCGAGTCATGTCTGCCTAACACCCTGAATGTAGCATGGGATCTGGATGGCGAGGATATGCTTTTGGCGCTCGATTTGGCCGGTGTTGCGGTCTCGAGCGGCTCCGCATGCACTGCCGGGTCTTTGGAGCCCAGTCATGTTATACTCGCCATGGGCTTCGACGAGGCCCGCGCCCGACAGTCCATTCGTTTTTCGCTAGGACCGTCGACGACCCGTGAAGAAGTCGATGATGCAATAGAGCGAGTTTCAAAAGTCGTTGACCAACTTCGTCGAATCTGA
- the mnmA gene encoding tRNA 2-thiouridine(34) synthase MnmA, with the protein MIEVPDVEGRVVIAMSGGVDSSVAAALLAEEGFDAVGISMRLYSTPQEDYSKSCCSPDDLFDARMVASKLGIPFYVANYESAFRERVIDYFVDEYSRGRTPNPCVACNNYLKFDILLSRSLALGSKFLATGHFARIDHSGEVPVMRRAKDENKDQTYFLFGIPREALGRILFPLGGMTKDEVRVEARRLELETAEKAESQEICFVAGGNYKDFVAERLKEKGTIPGKIVHSSGKVLAEHDGIHSFTIGQRKGLGIAWDEPLYVKSIHPKDGTVVVGPKSDLAVRGLVADRCNWLSFERPPGAFECEVKVRYRSQPVPAFVTVGADPDTAFVEFAEPVRAVTPGQAAVFYRGDEVLGGGWIEESRT; encoded by the coding sequence ATGATCGAAGTCCCTGATGTTGAGGGGCGAGTCGTAATCGCGATGAGCGGTGGTGTGGATAGCTCGGTAGCGGCGGCTTTGCTCGCTGAGGAGGGGTTTGATGCGGTCGGGATCTCGATGCGTCTGTACTCCACCCCACAGGAGGATTACAGCAAAAGCTGTTGTAGCCCAGACGACCTCTTCGACGCCCGGATGGTCGCGTCCAAGTTGGGGATTCCGTTTTACGTCGCCAACTACGAGAGCGCGTTCCGTGAGCGGGTGATCGACTATTTTGTGGATGAGTATTCGCGTGGACGGACGCCAAATCCTTGTGTCGCGTGCAACAACTATCTGAAATTCGATATCTTGCTTTCACGCTCACTTGCCCTTGGTTCCAAGTTTTTGGCAACCGGGCATTTTGCTCGAATCGACCATTCAGGCGAGGTGCCTGTCATGCGTCGCGCGAAAGACGAGAACAAAGACCAGACGTACTTCTTGTTTGGCATCCCGCGAGAAGCGCTGGGCCGCATTCTCTTCCCTTTGGGCGGCATGACTAAAGACGAGGTCCGTGTCGAGGCGCGTCGCCTCGAGCTCGAAACGGCGGAAAAGGCCGAGAGTCAGGAGATTTGCTTTGTGGCGGGCGGTAACTACAAGGACTTTGTGGCTGAACGCCTCAAGGAAAAGGGCACGATTCCAGGTAAGATTGTGCATTCCAGCGGCAAGGTCTTAGCAGAGCACGATGGCATTCATAGCTTCACCATTGGCCAGCGAAAGGGCCTCGGGATTGCGTGGGATGAGCCGCTCTACGTCAAGTCGATCCATCCGAAGGACGGAACGGTAGTGGTAGGACCCAAGTCAGACTTGGCTGTCCGAGGGTTGGTGGCCGACCGATGCAACTGGTTGTCGTTTGAGCGTCCGCCAGGAGCCTTCGAGTGTGAGGTCAAGGTTCGCTATCGAAGCCAACCAGTCCCTGCGTTCGTGACGGTCGGAGCGGATCCAGACACGGCGTTTGTCGAGTTTGCGGAGCCTGTGAGGGCAGTGACTCCGGGGCAAGCTGCAGTATTCTACAGGGGAGATGAGGTCTTGGGCGGGGGATGGATTGAGGAGTCCCGCACATGA